A single Eubalaena glacialis isolate mEubGla1 chromosome 18, mEubGla1.1.hap2.+ XY, whole genome shotgun sequence DNA region contains:
- the LOC133078760 gene encoding ATP synthase membrane subunit K, mitochondrial-like, with the protein MAGAETDAQYQFTGIKKYFNSYTLTGRMNCVLATYRGTALIVLYFKLRSKKTPAVKAT; encoded by the coding sequence ATGGCAGGTGCAGAAACTGATGCCCAGTACCAATTCACTGgtatcaaaaaatatttcaactcTTACACTCTCACAGGGAGAATGAATTGTGTACTGGCCACATACAGAGGTACTGCTTTGATAGTTTTATACTTTAAGTTAAGGTCTAAAAAAACTCCAGCTGTGAAAGCAACATAA